One region of Miscanthus floridulus cultivar M001 chromosome 19, ASM1932011v1, whole genome shotgun sequence genomic DNA includes:
- the LOC136526695 gene encoding probable non-specific lipid-transfer protein 2, translating into MGKQATALALLCVVLLAATVDDAAAASCNPSALSACAGALFGGAVTPRCCASLRAQQPCLCQYKRDPTYRGYVNGPVAQSVTRACGLPVMKC; encoded by the coding sequence ATGGGCAAGCAGGCGACGGCGCTGGCGCTGCTGTGCGTCGTCCTGCTCGCGGCGACGGTggacgacgcggcggcggcgtcgtgcaACCCGTCGGCGCTGAGCGCGTGCGCGGGCGCGCTGTTCGGCGGGGCGGTGACGCCGCGGTGCTGCGCGTCGCTGCGGGCGCAGCAGCCGTGCCTCTGCCAGTACAAGCGCGACCCGACGTACCGCGGCTACGTCAACGGCCCCGTCGCGCAGAGCGTCACCCGCGCCTGCGGCCTCCCCGTGATGAAGTGCTGA
- the LOC136529198 gene encoding uncharacterized protein: MEGSFQLNPNASPFIPGSLGSFAHKAPEKQGGSSSKGEASGSSFDPSQHEENDIDELALVNMVFSMFPNVSTDFIDELLKANDFDINLTADMLHELNSQDMLHDDAEATNDLHNDQGVPGADYHNAEVSESSSKMSQDLQNEKAATSDVKSVLPKFSEINLLHNDLGLPDDEKSAGTSVAK; this comes from the exons ATGGAAGGATCGTTCCAGTTGAATCCAAACGCCAGCCCTTTCATACCTGGATCGCTGGGTTCATTTGCACACAAAGCCCcagaaaaacaaggag GGTCATCATCAAAGGGAGAGGCTTCTGGTAGCAGTTTTGATCCTTCGCAGCATGAGGAAAATGACATTGATGAACTTGCTCTAGTGAACATGGTCTTTTCAATGTTCCCAAATGTCTCTACAGATTTCATTGATGAGTTACTCAAGGCAAATGATTTTGACATAAATCTGACTGCTGATATGCTTCATGAGCTGAACTCACAAGATATGCTTCATGATGATGCTGAGGCTACCAATGACCTTCATAACGACCAG GGTGTACCTGGTGCTGATTACCACAATGCTGAGGTGTCTGAGAGTAGCAGCAAGATGAGTCAAGATCTGCAGAATGAGAAGGCAGCAACTTCTGATGTGAAATCTGTGCTGCCAAAGTTCTCAGAGATCAATTTGCTTCACAACGACCTG GGCCTGCCTGATGATGAGAAGTCAGCGGGGACTTCTGTTGCAAAGTGA